Proteins encoded within one genomic window of Leptodactylus fuscus isolate aLepFus1 unplaced genomic scaffold, aLepFus1.hap2 HAP2_SCAFFOLD_134, whole genome shotgun sequence:
- the LOC142187078 gene encoding uncharacterized protein LOC142187078 — MATSGDVVATTAAAPQEDVGRKTATGDASPEALPGPGVPGLRKQGPPSLEPWMKQTVVLKLREVDGRLPDLSEEVFCRTMLADQGFSPCQTLSVQSFVTGLFYVTFASMEICRRYWEAVKSAAPGSPFKAFLGSCPVQMDERRVTVTMRNPHTPPGDIARFLARFCTVLRDPTRILNKTGYWTGKWSVVVKLRRDGEVRHLPQTFSLGNSSGLIWYPDLPKACRRCGKEGHQVKDCKADACRMCRVEGHATKDCPTAKTCNLCGMADHVYKACKMRTRSWASVAKEPPSTVVSAGAKAGPAKASKAPAGNAKAPAARAGPSGTQARAQAATKEKKPGPEKEKKKGKAKGKKSAPLPTSTPTEVSTPIVSTTSVDTPVNTQPPTRPSPEVALTVLPPATSVLSMEEFPPLPCRSLVSSEPPKQPKKRKDREDSDDDSSKKIAIEASEDAIEVDVQRDPIPEVTELEKRVDELVDDSATEMDPDIVAVLEGEGPPSQMALVIKDLEEDIYGSGLSLGTPELGPDIDDGSGNLHVSF; from the coding sequence ATGGCGACTTCAGGGGACGTCGTGGCAACCACCGCTGCTGCTCCTCAAGAAGACGTCGGACGGAAGACGGCAACCGGAGACGCCAGCCCTGAAGCTCTCCCCGGGCCTGGTGTACCCGGTCTGCGGAAACAGGGACCTCCTTCACTGGAGCCCTGGATGAAGCAGACCGTGGTGCTCAAGCTTAGGGAGGTGGACGGGAGGCTCCCGGACCTGAGCGAGGAGGTCTTCTGCCGGACCATGCTGGCAGACCAGGGCTTCTCCCCCTGCCAGACCCTCAGCGTCCAGAGCTTTGTGACGGGCTTATTCTACGTCACCTTTGCAAGTATGGAGATCTGCCGCCGGTACTGGGAGGCGGTCAAGTCAGCGGCACCGGGCTCCCCCTTCAAGGCCTTCCTGGGCAGCTGCCCTGTCCAGATGGATGAGAGGAGGGTGACGGTGACGATGAGGAACCCGCACACCCCACCCGGAGACATCGCCCGGTTCCTGGCTCGTTTTTGCACAGTGCTGCGGGATCCCACTCGCATCCTGAACAAGACGGGCTACTGGACTGGGAAATGGTCGGTGGTCGTCAAACTGCGAAGGGACGGCGAGGTAAGGCATCTCCCTCAAACATTTTCCTTAGGTAACAGCAGTGGTCTCATCTGGTACCCCGACCTACCGAAGGCCTGCCGGCGCTGCGGAAAGGAGGGCCACCAGGTAAAAGACTGCAAAGCTGACGCCTGCAGGATGTGTCGAGTGGAGGGCCACGCCACAAAGGACTGCCCCACGGCCAAGACCTGCAACCTGTGCGGCATGGCGGACCATGTCTACAAGGCTTGCAAGATGCGCACCCGATCCTGGGCTTCCGTGGCCAAGGAACCCCCCTCCACCGTGGTTTCTGCCGGGGCCAAGGCGGGACCGGCGAAGGCCTCAAAAGCCCCAGCCGGAAACGCCAAGGCCCCAGCGGCTCGGGCCGGTCCCTCCGGGACCCAGGCTAGAGCCCAGGCGGCCACTAAGGAGAAGAAACCAGGAccggagaaggagaagaaaaaggGAAAGGCCAAGGGTAAGAAATCGGCACCCCTCCCTACCTCCACCCCCACCGAGGTTTCCACCCCTATAGTCTCCACAACCTCGGTGGACACCCCTGTTAACACCCAACCCCCCACCCGCCCTTCCCCCGAGGTAGCACTAACAGTCCTTCCTCCAGCTACCTCGGTATTGTCTATGGAGgagttcccccccctcccttgtCGATCTCTTGTCTCCTCAGAGCCGCCCAAGCAGCCCAAGAAGAGGAAGGACAGGGAGGACTCAGATGACGACTCTTCCAAGAAGATCGCCATAGAGGCCTCAGAGGACGCCATCGAGGTGGACGTCCAGAGAGATCCTATCCCTGAGGTCACCGAACTGGAGAAGAGGGTCGACGAGCTGGTGGACGACTCCGCCACGGAGATGGACCCAGACATCGTCGCCGTCTTAGAGGGGGAAGGACCTCCCAGCCAGATGGCCCTAGTGATCAAGGATCTGGAGGAAGACATCTACGGAAGCGGCCTCAGCCTCGGGACACCGGAGTTGGGCCCAGACATCGATGATGGGAGCGGTAACTTGCATGTATCGTTCTGA